In the Pseudanabaena sp. PCC 7367 genome, one interval contains:
- the ribD gene encoding bifunctional diaminohydroxyphosphoribosylaminopyrimidine deaminase/5-amino-6-(5-phosphoribosylamino)uracil reductase RibD, with product MNHRQDLDWMQYCLELAAKAKGQTAPNPLVGSVIVKQGNRLGAGFHPKAGQPHAEALAIAEARAKYGKAAIEGATLYVNLEPCNHHGRTPPCTEAIIKAGIKRVVVGMIDPDLRVSGTGCDRLRQAGIEVITGIAEAACQRLNEGFVHRVRHQTPLGIFKYAMTLDGKIATAAGHSFWITGEAARREVHLLRASCDAVITGGNTVRLDNPLLTTHNLTTHNPLRVVLSRSLDLPRDAKLWQVGNSDRGDNKGQNHPTLVITQPHANPELQSYLCDRGVEILTLPELTIQAVIQELGSRGMNQVLWECGGNLAAEAIAAGAVQKVYAFIAPKLIGDFAAPSPIADLGLRQMSQALDLRQTELRQIDRDWLITGYLNNQS from the coding sequence ATGAATCATCGACAAGACCTAGATTGGATGCAATATTGCCTGGAACTGGCAGCCAAGGCCAAAGGACAAACTGCCCCAAACCCATTGGTAGGTAGTGTGATTGTCAAACAGGGCAATCGCCTTGGTGCTGGGTTTCATCCTAAAGCTGGCCAACCCCATGCCGAAGCATTAGCGATCGCCGAGGCCAGGGCAAAATACGGCAAGGCGGCGATCGAGGGGGCAACTTTATATGTCAATCTAGAGCCTTGCAACCATCATGGTCGCACCCCCCCTTGCACCGAGGCAATCATCAAAGCAGGGATTAAACGGGTAGTGGTCGGTATGATCGACCCTGACCTACGGGTATCAGGGACTGGCTGCGATCGGCTTCGGCAGGCGGGTATTGAAGTGATTACCGGGATCGCTGAGGCCGCATGTCAGCGACTAAATGAAGGTTTTGTGCATCGGGTGCGCCACCAGACCCCGTTGGGCATTTTTAAATATGCAATGACGCTGGATGGCAAGATCGCCACCGCTGCTGGGCATAGCTTCTGGATCACGGGTGAGGCAGCCCGACGGGAAGTGCATTTGCTGCGTGCCAGTTGTGATGCGGTGATTACTGGTGGTAATACGGTGCGATTGGATAACCCGCTGCTCACAACCCATAACCTCACTACCCATAATCCCTTGCGGGTGGTGCTGAGCCGCAGTCTTGATTTACCCAGAGATGCAAAATTGTGGCAGGTTGGCAATTCAGATCGTGGAGATAATAAAGGGCAAAATCACCCAACCCTGGTAATTACTCAGCCCCATGCTAACCCAGAGCTTCAAAGTTATTTGTGCGATCGCGGTGTGGAAATCCTGACCCTCCCAGAATTAACCATTCAAGCTGTGATCCAAGAACTGGGTAGTCGCGGCATGAATCAGGTGTTGTGGGAATGTGGTGGCAATCTGGCGGCTGAGGCGATCGCCGCTGGTGCGGTACAAAAGGTTTATGCATTCATTGCGCCAAAACTGATTGGGGATTTCGCGGCCCCCAGTCCGATCGCCGATCTTGGTTTGCGGCAAATGAGCCAGGCTCTAGACCTCAGGCAGACAGAATTGCGCCAGATCGATCGGGATTGGTTAATTACTGGCTATTTGAATAATCAATCGTGA
- a CDS encoding ABC1 kinase family protein, giving the protein MLTTTANKPLRWQKTKYSPIARQRDIFRAAFSFAFFLWWDNLWQNNSAKVRNRRANWLVTTLLDLGPTFIKIGQSLSTRVDLLPKEYVVALSRLQDQVPEFDAAQAVTIIETELGQSLHSVYLDFDHEPIAAASLGQVHKAKLHTGEEVVVKVQRPGLKSLFDLDSHVIAKLLKLVRRWFPRSKKYQLEEIYSEFFTILYQEIDYCQEGRNVDRFAENFNGQAHILTPTVYWQYTTTKVMTMEYLPGIKIDDRQALEACGLDPKEINKVGISCYLKQLLEDGFFHADPHPGNIAVSQEGNLIFYDFGMMWEVPAIDKDQMVKTFFAVLKKDTNQVIDTLTTMGLLEPVADMTPVRRVMKFMLDKFTEKPVDLKAFEQMQREVYAIFEQQPFRLPAKMTYILKSLTTLDGIARILDPEYNITAAAQPFVKSITLAKSKQGGGSVVGELARQAKGFIADQFNKPTRAELLINDLEGRIERGELEFKVRSTASDRTLKRINLVLKTLTYTCMSGFLLLSGTVLLVAGYTGWAIALFMFAGLGGIFLVRSFAKLILREKLDKLAE; this is encoded by the coding sequence ATGCTAACAACCACTGCTAATAAGCCTTTGCGCTGGCAGAAAACTAAATATTCACCGATCGCTCGCCAACGGGATATTTTTAGGGCGGCCTTTTCGTTTGCCTTTTTTCTGTGGTGGGATAATCTCTGGCAAAATAATTCAGCCAAGGTACGCAACCGCCGCGCCAACTGGCTAGTCACGACGTTGCTCGACTTAGGGCCAACCTTTATTAAAATAGGTCAATCGCTCTCAACGCGGGTAGATCTGCTGCCCAAGGAATATGTTGTGGCTCTATCTCGCCTGCAGGATCAGGTGCCAGAATTCGATGCGGCTCAGGCGGTCACAATCATTGAAACAGAACTAGGCCAATCGCTCCATTCGGTGTATTTGGACTTCGATCACGAACCGATCGCGGCGGCTAGTTTGGGGCAGGTGCACAAAGCTAAGCTGCATACTGGCGAAGAAGTGGTGGTGAAGGTGCAGCGACCAGGGCTAAAAAGCTTGTTTGATCTTGACTCCCATGTAATCGCCAAGTTACTAAAACTCGTGCGGCGATGGTTCCCTCGCAGTAAAAAATATCAACTGGAAGAGATTTATAGCGAATTCTTTACTATTCTCTATCAAGAAATTGACTATTGCCAGGAAGGGCGCAATGTCGATCGCTTTGCCGAAAACTTCAATGGCCAAGCTCACATTCTGACCCCTACGGTCTATTGGCAATACACCACCACCAAAGTGATGACGATGGAGTATTTGCCAGGGATAAAAATCGACGATCGCCAAGCCCTGGAAGCTTGCGGCCTTGACCCCAAAGAGATCAACAAGGTGGGCATCAGTTGCTATCTCAAACAATTATTAGAAGATGGCTTTTTCCATGCCGATCCCCATCCTGGGAACATTGCCGTCAGTCAGGAGGGCAATCTGATTTTCTATGATTTTGGCATGATGTGGGAAGTGCCTGCGATCGACAAGGATCAAATGGTCAAAACCTTCTTTGCGGTACTCAAAAAAGACACCAATCAGGTGATCGATACCCTCACCACCATGGGTTTGCTTGAGCCAGTGGCGGACATGACTCCAGTGCGGCGGGTAATGAAGTTTATGCTGGATAAATTTACTGAAAAGCCGGTTGACCTCAAGGCGTTTGAGCAAATGCAGCGGGAGGTATATGCGATCTTCGAGCAGCAGCCATTTCGATTGCCAGCCAAGATGACTTATATTCTCAAGTCGCTGACTACTCTGGATGGGATCGCCCGGATTCTGGATCCGGAATATAACATCACGGCGGCGGCGCAACCATTTGTGAAAAGTATCACCCTGGCCAAATCCAAGCAGGGCGGTGGCAGTGTCGTTGGTGAGTTGGCGCGGCAGGCCAAAGGTTTTATTGCCGATCAATTCAATAAGCCCACCAGAGCCGAACTACTAATCAACGATCTCGAAGGGCGAATTGAGCGCGGCGAATTGGAATTCAAGGTTCGCTCCACCGCTAGCGATCGCACCCTAAAAAGAATTAATCTAGTGCTGAAAACCCTTACCTATACTTGCATGAGTGGATTTTTATTGCTCTCTGGCACGGTGCTGCTGGTGGCGGGCTATACCGGTTGGGCGATCGCTTTGTTTATGTTTGCTGGGCTGGGGGGGATTTTCCTGGTGCGATCGTTTGCGAAGTTAATATTGCGTGAGAAGTTGGATAAGTTGGCGGAGTAA